One bacterium genomic window carries:
- a CDS encoding SHOCT domain-containing protein, translated as MIRSDHDEQYTGKTRNLLWGVLGGMMFCATMMTTMMVAGPKLMGRMCGKMKSMMQMCNAEDPIDILKRRYASGEITEDEFLRIKQKLEK; from the coding sequence ATGATTCGATCCGATCACGATGAGCAGTATACTGGTAAAACTCGAAACTTGCTTTGGGGAGTGCTTGGCGGCATGATGTTCTGCGCGACAATGATGACCACCATGATGGTCGCAGGTCCCAAGTTGATGGGCAGGATGTGCGGCAAGATGAAAAGCATGATGCAGATGTGCAATGCTGAAGACCCTATCGACATCCTGAAGCGCCGGTACGCCAGCGGTGAAATCACCGAGGATGAGTTCCTGCGTATAAAGCAGAAACTAGAGAAGTAA
- a CDS encoding MarR family transcriptional regulator, whose protein sequence is MSEVDTQRARDLVELLDEIIWRFGGQGAEGYCCEDVSYIEYRALRILAKTDACTMQSLGQQLGFTKSGATRIVDRLERKFYVRRERSEDDQRICCVVLTNAGRELVERIIEEFAQKTGASLERMDDGMCDVLLASLKSFTKTFSSD, encoded by the coding sequence GCGAGAGATCTGGTCGAACTGCTGGATGAGATAATATGGAGGTTCGGCGGTCAAGGTGCAGAAGGCTATTGCTGCGAGGACGTTTCTTATATAGAATACCGGGCATTGCGGATTTTGGCTAAGACAGATGCTTGCACTATGCAAAGCCTGGGGCAGCAACTCGGCTTCACCAAGAGTGGTGCAACACGGATCGTTGATCGCCTTGAGCGTAAATTTTATGTTCGTCGGGAACGCAGCGAAGACGATCAGCGGATATGCTGTGTCGTGCTTACTAATGCAGGGCGAGAGCTTGTGGAGCGTATAATCGAAGAGTTCGCTCAAAAGACCGGCGCTTCACTTGAGCGCATGGACGACGGTATGTGCGATGTATTATTGGCATCACTGAAAAGCTTTACCAAAACATTTAGTAGCGATTAG
- a CDS encoding thioredoxin family protein has product MVIKVYVSCCGGDKAIAAVEEAIKQAGVEAHVETVKDLAEMAKAGIMSTPAIKIDDKLVASGRVPKVPDLVSAMMSAVTK; this is encoded by the coding sequence ATGGTTATCAAGGTGTATGTATCATGCTGTGGCGGAGATAAGGCAATCGCCGCCGTGGAGGAAGCCATCAAGCAAGCTGGAGTCGAGGCTCATGTGGAAACGGTCAAGGACCTTGCAGAGATGGCAAAGGCAGGTATCATGTCTACTCCCGCCATTAAGATCGACGATAAATTAGTGGCAAGCGGGCGAGTACCCAAGGTGCCTGATCTGGTGAGCGCGATGATGAGCGCAGTCACCAAATAG
- a CDS encoding permease, with translation MSNVDEQREEIAQTSKQMRGMRRSLLFLWVLLGLSAWTLLYLQLDRFARWFTYILLGFAKGGHLAGAVEFFVADAPKVLMLLVLITFIVGITRTFLTPERIRTMIAGRRGTYGYVLAAILGVPTPFCSCSAIPLFLGFLQSGIPLGITMSFLISCPVVNEVALAMLYGMYGWKIATLYAVLGMTKAVISGMLIARMRPERFLESWVADLQTSAGQSPVDTPSQDVTSAMTWNDRVDSGTTAVKEILAGTWHYLVGGIALGAAIYGYIPVAFVSQYMGKEAWWNVPVAVILGLPLYASAVGVMPIVQAVLAKGAALGTSLAFMMSVIGISIPELVMLRKVIRMPLIWLFVGFVALGIVIVGYIFNFLI, from the coding sequence GTGAGTAATGTAGACGAACAAAGAGAAGAGATCGCACAGACGTCGAAACAGATGCGTGGGATGCGCCGCAGTCTGCTATTCCTGTGGGTGCTGCTGGGATTGTCAGCTTGGACGCTCCTTTATCTTCAGCTAGACCGGTTTGCGAGATGGTTCACCTACATTCTATTGGGGTTTGCCAAAGGCGGTCACCTTGCCGGCGCTGTCGAGTTCTTTGTGGCCGACGCGCCGAAGGTGCTAATGCTGCTCGTGCTTATTACCTTTATTGTCGGGATCACGCGCACGTTCCTGACTCCAGAGCGGATACGTACGATGATTGCGGGTCGTAGAGGAACCTACGGATATGTTCTTGCCGCGATACTTGGAGTGCCGACTCCTTTCTGCTCCTGCTCTGCAATCCCGCTCTTTCTCGGTTTCCTGCAGTCAGGAATACCTCTCGGGATCACGATGTCATTTCTTATATCTTGTCCCGTCGTCAATGAAGTGGCGCTAGCGATGCTATACGGGATGTATGGTTGGAAGATAGCCACGCTATATGCTGTGCTTGGGATGACAAAGGCTGTCATCTCAGGAATGCTCATAGCACGCATGCGACCGGAGAGGTTTCTTGAATCATGGGTTGCCGATCTACAGACAAGTGCTGGACAGAGTCCAGTTGACACTCCAAGCCAGGACGTCACTAGTGCTATGACCTGGAACGACCGGGTAGATTCTGGTACCACAGCCGTAAAGGAAATACTCGCAGGCACGTGGCACTATCTTGTGGGTGGAATTGCACTCGGTGCTGCAATCTACGGCTATATCCCAGTGGCATTCGTCAGCCAGTATATGGGCAAGGAAGCCTGGTGGAACGTACCGGTGGCGGTGATTCTTGGCCTGCCGTTGTATGCAAGTGCCGTAGGTGTGATGCCGATAGTGCAGGCCGTTCTGGCCAAAGGAGCCGCTCTTGGAACGTCGCTTGCATTCATGATGTCGGTGATCGGAATCTCGATTCCGGAACTCGTGATGTTGCGGAAGGTCATCCGGATGCCACTCATCTGGCTGTTCGTCGGTTTCGTTGCTCTCGGAATAGTGATTGTAGGATACATATTCAACTTTCTCATCTAG